In one Bacillus sp. PK3_68 genomic region, the following are encoded:
- a CDS encoding sensor histidine kinase yields the protein MRRRYWPFQKSSGISPYIWSVLSLLPFYFIFQSSSTASIFTGITLTVLFFISYRFAFLSKKWPVYLWMCILIGISVTMTILFQFVYFAFYIAYYNGNIKNRIAFIVLYIIHLISTIVSFNYHLVLQSQLFLKQLPFIIIVWISVILLPFNIYNRKKQEQLEEQLKDANDRISELVKMEERQRIARDLHDTLGQRLSLIGLKSDLAGRLIAKDPEQARNELKDVQQTARTALNEVRKMVSSMRGIRLKDEIVLVKQILQAAQIKFIGEEEPKLVNVSLFLENILSMCLKEAVTNVVKHSHATECEVRMEQSEKDISITVKDNGKGVITDTAFERGNGLLGMKERLEFVNGYLDISSNEGTTLIITVPNDVKQREKER from the coding sequence ATGCGGAGAAGGTATTGGCCCTTTCAGAAAAGTTCCGGGATTTCTCCATATATATGGAGCGTCCTGAGCTTGTTGCCCTTTTATTTTATTTTTCAGTCATCCTCGACAGCCAGCATCTTTACGGGGATTACGCTGACGGTTTTATTTTTCATTTCTTACCGTTTCGCCTTCCTATCAAAGAAGTGGCCGGTCTATTTATGGATGTGTATTCTCATTGGCATCTCTGTGACGATGACCATTTTGTTCCAATTTGTGTATTTTGCTTTTTATATCGCTTATTATAACGGCAATATTAAAAACCGAATTGCTTTTATTGTTCTCTATATTATCCATTTAATTAGCACGATTGTTTCTTTCAACTATCACCTTGTTCTTCAAAGTCAGTTATTTCTTAAGCAGCTGCCCTTTATTATTATTGTTTGGATTAGCGTCATCTTGCTGCCGTTTAATATTTATAATCGAAAAAAGCAGGAACAGTTAGAAGAGCAGTTGAAAGATGCGAATGATCGTATTTCTGAACTTGTGAAAATGGAAGAGCGACAAAGAATCGCCCGTGATCTTCACGATACTTTAGGACAAAGGCTGTCGCTCATCGGCTTGAAGAGCGATCTGGCAGGAAGGCTTATTGCCAAGGACCCGGAGCAAGCAAGAAATGAATTAAAGGATGTACAACAAACGGCGCGAACGGCCTTAAATGAAGTGAGAAAGATGGTCTCTTCCATGCGCGGCATTCGCTTGAAGGATGAAATTGTCCTCGTAAAACAAATTTTGCAAGCGGCCCAGATTAAATTCATTGGTGAAGAAGAGCCGAAGTTAGTAAATGTTTCTTTATTCTTGGAGAACATTTTAAGCATGTGCTTAAAAGAAGCCGTGACGAATGTGGTGAAACACAGTCATGCAACCGAGTGTGAAGTGAGAATGGAGCAATCGGAAAAAGATATCTCCATTACCGTAAAAGATAATGGAAAGGGAGTCATAACTGATACAGCATTTGAAAGAGGGAACGGCCTTTTAGGAATGAAGGAACGCTTGGAATTTGTTAATGGATATTTGGATATTTCTTCGAATGAAGGGACCACGTTAATTATCACTGTTCCGAATGATGTAAAAC
- a CDS encoding fatty acid desaturase produces the protein MNKENSKWLRKQVAPYEKSNTAASIRQLVNTIVPFCLIWYLAYESLAISYVLTLVLAAVGAGFMTRIFIIFHDCCHHSFFKSRKANKIVGTITGILTFFPYNQWQHNHSVHHATSGNLDKRGTGDIWVMTVNEYMEASFWQRLSYRLYRNPFVMFILGPIYVFLIENRFNRKEARWNERLNTYITNIAIVAIVSLLIWAVGWEAFLLVEGPIFLIAGSCGVWLFYVQHTFEDSYFKEDEHWNYVKAAVEGSSFYKLPKPLQWLTGNIGFHHVHHLSPRVPNYQLEAAHNQMPPLQNVPTITLATSLGSLKFRLWDEQSEKFVTFRAAKKVAARRKEKRALKFN, from the coding sequence ATGAATAAAGAAAATTCAAAATGGCTGCGTAAACAAGTAGCTCCTTACGAAAAATCAAATACAGCTGCTAGTATAAGGCAATTAGTAAATACCATTGTTCCTTTTTGCCTTATCTGGTATCTTGCCTATGAAAGCCTGGCCATCTCTTATGTACTGACACTTGTCCTAGCTGCCGTTGGGGCAGGGTTCATGACAAGAATATTTATCATTTTTCATGACTGTTGCCATCACTCTTTCTTTAAAAGCAGAAAAGCCAATAAAATTGTCGGAACCATTACAGGGATTTTAACTTTTTTCCCATATAATCAATGGCAGCACAACCATTCCGTTCACCATGCAACAAGCGGAAATCTTGATAAACGGGGAACAGGAGACATTTGGGTCATGACTGTTAATGAGTATATGGAAGCGTCCTTTTGGCAGCGATTATCTTACCGACTGTACCGTAATCCATTTGTTATGTTTATTTTAGGTCCCATTTATGTATTTTTGATTGAAAATCGTTTTAACCGAAAAGAGGCTCGCTGGAATGAGCGCTTAAATACGTATATAACGAATATAGCCATTGTTGCTATTGTTTCTCTGCTTATTTGGGCAGTCGGCTGGGAAGCTTTTCTACTGGTGGAAGGTCCCATTTTTCTCATTGCTGGCTCATGTGGCGTTTGGCTCTTTTATGTGCAACATACCTTTGAAGATTCTTACTTTAAAGAAGACGAGCATTGGAATTATGTAAAAGCCGCCGTAGAAGGCAGCTCTTTTTACAAACTTCCTAAGCCGTTGCAGTGGCTGACAGGGAATATTGGCTTCCACCACGTTCATCATTTAAGTCCAAGAGTACCTAACTATCAGCTAGAAGCGGCGCACAATCAAATGCCGCCTTTACAAAATGTGCCAACGATTACGTTAGCAACGAGTTTAGGCTCCCTTAAATTCCGTTTATGGGATGAGCAAAGTGAAAAATTCGTCACCTTCCGCGCCGCCAAAAAAGTGGCCGCTCGCAGGAAGGAAAAAAGAGCATTAAAATTTAATTAA
- a CDS encoding DUF456 domain-containing protein, producing MEVAAWIGITILFITSFAGLVFPIIPSILFLWGGFLLYHFGINNDELSVIFWLAMAMFTILIIVADILANSYFVKKYGGSKWGERIAALAVIIGSFVIPPFGIVLVPFAAVVVTEMLIQKDAKKAVTIGFATFIGFLSGTIAKFMIQFIMIIWFLLDTII from the coding sequence ATGGAGGTTGCTGCCTGGATTGGTATCACCATTTTATTTATTACCAGCTTTGCAGGTCTAGTTTTTCCGATTATCCCGTCCATTTTATTTTTATGGGGGGGCTTTTTGCTTTATCACTTTGGCATCAATAACGATGAATTATCAGTCATCTTTTGGCTGGCGATGGCCATGTTTACCATTTTAATTATCGTTGCTGATATCTTGGCTAATAGCTATTTTGTAAAAAAATATGGAGGATCCAAATGGGGGGAAAGGATCGCTGCTCTTGCTGTTATCATTGGTTCATTTGTGATCCCGCCATTCGGTATTGTACTCGTTCCATTTGCAGCAGTAGTAGTAACAGAGATGCTCATCCAAAAGGATGCAAAAAAAGCAGTTACTATAGGCTTTGCAACATTTATCGGTTTTTTAAGCGGTACAATAGCCAAGTTTATGATCCAATTTATCATGATTATCTGGTTCTTGCTGGACACAATTATTTAA
- the mug gene encoding G/U mismatch-specific DNA glycosylase, with product MEPIKDHIKENLDILFVGFNPSLRSGETGHHFANPNNRFWTILHRSGLTEKKFHPEEDASLLNIGYGLTNIVARPTRNAEEITKEEYNKGRIALKEKISVFKPRIVCFVGKGVYQQYSGKKKVPWGMQSVSIVPGVRDFVAPSSSGLVRMKMDEIVAIYKELTRSIHELREARKGK from the coding sequence TTGGAACCTATAAAAGACCATATAAAAGAAAATCTGGATATTTTGTTTGTGGGGTTTAATCCGAGTCTTCGGTCCGGTGAAACGGGCCATCATTTCGCTAATCCTAACAATCGATTTTGGACCATCCTACATAGATCAGGCTTAACAGAAAAGAAATTTCACCCGGAAGAGGATGCTTCTTTATTAAATATAGGGTACGGCCTAACCAATATTGTCGCACGTCCGACAAGAAATGCGGAAGAAATTACGAAAGAAGAATATAATAAAGGAAGAATAGCATTAAAGGAGAAAATTTCCGTTTTCAAACCAAGAATCGTTTGCTTCGTCGGCAAGGGAGTGTATCAGCAGTATAGCGGGAAGAAAAAGGTACCTTGGGGAATGCAATCTGTATCTATCGTTCCAGGAGTACGTGACTTCGTTGCTCCTTCATCAAGCGGTCTGGTCAGAATGAAAATGGATGAAATTGTTGCTATTTATAAAGAGCTAACCCGATCGATTCATGAACTTCGGGAAGCAAGAAAGGGGAAGTGA
- a CDS encoding dimethylarginine dimethylaminohydrolase family protein, with translation MTLASRQSEPVTCGSEYERLHKVLLCQPRYMAIKEVINETQEQFKEENIQVKRALKQHQRFSRLLQEHGVEVIELQPQADYPEQVFTRDIGFTIGGQVFIAGMATDIRQGEEAVLKNWLQQEGLPHFQLSSGPVEGGDIIVNGRTVYAGISSRTNEQAITELQSQLPDYEIVPIPFDEKYLHLDCVFNILSPEEALVFPKALGEQERQLLESRFRLIEVSEEEQFTLGTNVLSIGNKKVFSLPVNKRVNQQLAKRGYKVIEVDITEIIKSGGSFRCCTMPLLRG, from the coding sequence ATGACATTAGCATCTAGACAAAGCGAACCTGTCACCTGTGGCAGTGAATACGAAAGACTTCACAAAGTACTTCTTTGCCAGCCACGGTATATGGCTATCAAAGAAGTGATTAATGAAACGCAAGAGCAATTTAAAGAAGAGAATATCCAGGTAAAACGGGCATTAAAACAACATCAGCGCTTTTCACGCTTGCTTCAGGAACACGGGGTAGAAGTCATAGAGCTTCAACCGCAGGCCGACTATCCTGAGCAGGTATTCACGCGCGATATCGGCTTCACAATTGGAGGTCAGGTATTTATAGCCGGCATGGCGACTGATATCCGTCAAGGTGAAGAAGCCGTGCTAAAGAATTGGCTCCAGCAGGAGGGCCTCCCTCATTTCCAATTGTCTAGCGGCCCGGTTGAAGGAGGAGATATCATTGTCAACGGCCGGACAGTTTACGCCGGGATCAGCAGCCGCACAAACGAACAAGCCATCACTGAGCTTCAGTCGCAGCTGCCTGACTATGAAATCGTTCCGATTCCTTTTGATGAAAAGTATTTGCACTTAGATTGTGTTTTTAATATTTTGTCTCCTGAAGAGGCTTTGGTCTTTCCAAAAGCACTTGGAGAACAGGAAAGACAACTCTTGGAATCCCGGTTTCGTTTGATTGAAGTATCAGAAGAAGAGCAATTTACCCTTGGAACGAATGTGCTCTCTATCGGCAACAAAAAAGTGTTCAGTCTACCGGTTAATAAAAGAGTCAATCAACAGCTGGCCAAGCGAGGATATAAGGTAATTGAAGTGGATATCACTGAAATTATTAAGTCGGGCGGATCTTTCCGATGCTGCACTATGCCGTTGTTGCGCGGATAG